A genomic window from Labeo rohita strain BAU-BD-2019 chromosome 6, IGBB_LRoh.1.0, whole genome shotgun sequence includes:
- the dnai4 gene encoding LOW QUALITY PROTEIN: dynein axonemal intermediate chain 4 (The sequence of the model RefSeq protein was modified relative to this genomic sequence to represent the inferred CDS: deleted 1 base in 1 codon), with amino-acid sequence MSHTTVKQKRPALKVARSSKTLNVSSGVFRVNQSITKTINPSFSGKSFSSGSDSKVLDKSLAQTPKHTVQVFDEHGQDVTPHPLYNPDPGVVQAKQGKIFPAHETSWATMTEFPSIAFQTTNASFTGPFTRSFFGSTSASRTSQTAESVTDETKDLIVKPDLSSSLSDVQARREEVKEQVREDIMDKVVDCYLTETETIWLLDIPAVSVSVDSEDAEAVKARNNAYTELCKNRQGNDKYVERSMQTFNDAPKTKEVQSDSITMVDKAVMSTTWDMYDSFCNKSDVSENTVVSAEENKATVPDSSSVSHLLNPSVPDQSMSVFSTTSTVSGSSAHLEKMTVLPVEEEPDLELILQSDKFKQDLAVMERVVLANIFQPKLAAYRQLPVIEDPDYVQTQMEEESWTEQSKNSLSPFLEHLWAFKCELTVGRNVSSMTWNKKNPDLLAVGYGQHEFKDQKPGLVCCWSLKNPTWPDRIFHCESGVTALDFSACNANQLAVGMYDGNIAIYNVQTAEQTPITDSSDCANMHTCPVWQLRWVDHDTGLAGEDNGEMLISVSGDGRISKWIHYKSLECVDLMKLKSPNVITNKQRWNPRILALAPGLCFDFHPNDSKVYLAGTEEGNIHKCSYSYNEQFLETYKAHTGPVYKVTWSPFCPDVFLSCSSDWTIYLWRQDLPKPVLGFTSGQKVVFDIMWSPHCATVFGAVREGKVEIWDLRVSSLDPTIVSVTSPGVNPTALLFTPETDCVLVGDSEGHVTVYKLRNLPAGGSTQVETLEDVIWSTLSSQHTLGKTDGSA; translated from the exons aTGTCTCACACAACAGTCAAACAGAAGAGACCCGCTCTGAAAGTCGCCAG GTCATCCAAAACACTGAATGTATCATCTGGGGTATTTCGTGTGAATCAAAGCATCACAAAGACCATCAACCCTTCATTTAGTGGAAAGAGCTTCAGCtcaggaagtgacagtaaagttcTGGACAAGAGCTTGGCTCAAACACCAAAACACACTGTACAG GTGTTTGATGAACATGGACAGGACGTCACTCCTCACCCATTATATAATCCAGATCCTGGGGTTGTACAAGCTAAACAGGGAAAAATATTCCCTGCACATGAAACGTCATGGGCTACCATGACAGAA TTTCCCTCAATAGCCTTCCAGACCACCAACGCAAGCTTCACTGGACCGTTTACAAG GTCTTTTTTCGGAAGCACTTCAGCATCCAGAACAAGCCAAACGGCAGAATCAGTGACTGATGAAACTAAAGATTTGATAGTGAAACCAGACTTGTCCAGCAGTCTTTCAG ATGTTCAGGCTCGTAGGGAGGAGGTGAAGGAGCAGGTCAGGGAGGACATAATGGACAAGGTGGTGGATTGTTATTTGACTGAGACAGAGACCATCTGGCTgctggacattcctgcagtgtCCGTGTCAGTAGATTCAGAGGACGCTGAAGCAGTCAA GGCAAGAAACAACGCTTACACAGAATTGTGTAAAAACAGACAAGGCAATGATAAGTATGTGGAGCGCTCAATGCAAACATTCAATGATGCACCAAAGACAAAGGAGGTCCAAAGTGATAGCATTACAATGGTAGACAAAG CTGTCATGTCCACCACTTGGGACATGTATGATTCATTCTGCAATAAAAGTGATGTCAGTGAAAACACTGTGGTGTCTGCTGAAGAAAATAAGGCTACTGTCCCAGACTCCTCCTCAGTGAGTCACCTCCTCAACCCTAGTGTTCCTGACCAAAGCATGTCTGTGTTTAGCACCACCAGTACAg TCAGTGGCTCAAGCGCTCATCTTGAAAAGATGACTGTGCTTCCGGTGGAGGAAGAGCCAGACCTCGAGCTGATCTTACAGTCGGACAAATTCAAGCAGGATCTGGCTGTGATGGAAAGAGTGGTTCTGGCCAATATCTTCCAGCCCAAGCTTGCTGCATACAGACAGCTGCCTGTAATAGAGG ACCCAGACTATGTGCAGACGCAAATGGAGGAGGAAAGCTGGACAGAGCAGTCTAAAAACTCCTTGAGCCCATTCCTTGAGCATCTCTGGGCCTTCAAGTGTGAACTCACAGTGGGACGAAATGTTAGCAGTATGACCTGGAACAAGAAAAACCCT GATCTTCTTGCGGTGGGATATGGACAGCATGAGTTCAAAGATCAGAAACCTGGACTTGTGTGCTGCTGGTCTTTGAAGAACCCCACG TGGCCTGATCGAATCTTTCATTGTGAGAGCGGAGTCACTGCACTGGATTTCTCAGCTTGTAATGCCAATCAGTTGGCAGTAGGCATGTATGATGGCAACATTGCCATCTATAATGTACAGACTGCAGAACAGACACCCATCACTGACAGCAG TGACTGCGCCAACATGCACACGTGTCCGGTGTGGCAGCTCAGATGGGTCGATCATGACACAGGTCTGGCTGGAGAGGATAACGGAGAAATGCTCATCTCTGTATCAGGTGATGGACGAATCAGCAAATGGATCCACTACAAAAGCCTGGAATGTGTTG ATCTAATGAAACTAAAGTCGCCCAACGTGATAACAAACAAGCAGCGGTGGAACCCGAGAATCTTAGCCCTGGCTCCGGGGCTGTGTTTCGATTTCCATCCTAAT GATTCAAAAGTCTACCTGGCTGGAACAGAGGAAGGCAATATTCACAAGTGCTCTTATTCATACAATGAGCAATTCCTGGAAACTTACAAAGCCCACACA GGTCCTGTATATAAGGTTACATGGTCACCATTCTGTCCAGATGTTTTCCTAAGTTGTTCCTCAGATTGGACTATTTATCTGTGGAGGCAGGACCTCCCGAAACCCGTGCTGGGTTTCACCTCTGGTCAAAAGGTTGTGTTTGATATCATGTGGTCCCCACACTGTGCTACTGTCTTTGGAGCTGTCCGAGAGGGCAAGGTGGAGATCTGGGACCTGAGAGTCAGCAG tctaGACCCGACGATTGTGAGCGTGACCAGTCCAGGAGTGAATCCGACAGCTCTGCTGTTCACCCCTGAGACGGACTGCGTTCTGGTGGGGGACAGTGAGGGACACGTCACTGTGTACAAGCTGAGGAACCTCCCAGCTGGAGGCAGCACACAG GTGGAGACGTTGGAGGATGTAATTTGGTCCACACTGTCCAGTCAACACACATTAGGAAAGACTGACGGAAGCGCATAG
- the insl5a gene encoding insulin-like 5a translates to MRSFHSPALLLPVLLLWAVCTVSDVQADVRTVKLCGREFIRAVVYTCGGSRWRRFISPQDMEGFFNGDLSSAEDLSESLGSDLTRRDLNNVCCQFGCKKSDLTLLC, encoded by the exons ATGAGAAGTTTTCATTCTCCTGCTCTGCTGCTGCCCGTTCTGCTGCTGTGGGCTGTGTGTACCGTGTCAGACGTGCAGGCTGACGTGAGGACGGTCAAGCTGTGCGGGCGAGAGTTCATCCGTGCCGTCGTCTACACGTGTGGAGGCTCCAGGTGGAGGAGGTTCATCAGTCCGCAGGATATGGAAG GGTTTTTTAATGGAGATCTAAGCAGTGCTGAGGATCTTAGCGAGAGTCTAGGATCTGACCTGACCAGACGAGACCTGAATAATGTTTGTTGCCAGTTTGGCTGCAAGAAAAGTGACCTCACGTTGCTCTGCTGA
- the pars2 gene encoding probable proline--tRNA ligase, mitochondrial isoform X1, protein MCVRYWPVTLTVSSLTEKQKMEVFMHHCHCKLPNLLSSTLFKALKRSNISSAIHTSPLTSIPSKPTIPPPLVSRLFQPSNYREGQEGGDLTCRSQRLMLQTGLIHLSNPGCFYYLPVALRSMEKLVRLIDEEMHVIGGQKIDMPALCSAELWKKSGRWELMGKEMFRLLDRHNAEYCLGPTHEEAVTELFASQTTISYKKLPLLLYQVTRKFRDEQKPKFGLLRGREFYMKDMYSFDINEEAALHTYHSVCQSYRQIFDRLGLKWVQVEAATGNIGGTLSHEFQLPADIGEDQLLVCGNCGFSANVETVEPGQTECSKCQTGTLTESKGIEVGHTFYLGTKYSQAFKALFVNASNVPAVAEMGCFGLGVTRILAASIEVMSTEDSIRWPGLIAPYQVCVLPPKKGSKANEATLVAEKLAQSLGNSLPNLRGEVVLDDRVQMTIGKRLKDAKILGYPYVVVVGQKALEDQPSFEVICQQSEETMFLSKEGLVDLLSKVETI, encoded by the exons ATGTGTGTTCGGTACTGGCCAGTCACATTGACAGTCAGCAG tCTTACAGAAAAGCAAAAAATGGAGGTGTTTATGCATCACTGTCATTGCAAGCTTCCAAACCTCCTGTCCAGTACTCTCTTCAAAGCATTAAAGAGAAGCAACATCAGCAGTGCCATCCACACCTCTCCCCTCACCTCCATCCCATCCAAACCAACCATTCCACCACCACTCGTGTCTCGCCTCTTCCAGCCGTCCAACTACCGTGAAGGTCAAGAGGGTGGAGACTTGACATGCCGCAGCCAGAGACTGATGTTGCAGACGGGGCTTATCCATCTCTCCAACCCTGGCTGCTTCTATTACTTACCAGTCGCTTTAAGGTCCATGGAAAAGCTGGTTCGGCTCATAGATGAAGAGATGCATGTGATCGGAGGCCAGAAAATTGATATGCCGGCACTGTGCAGTGCAGAACTTTGGAAGAAGAGTGGCCGCTGGGAGCTAATGGGGAAAGAGATGTTCAGGTTACTGGATCGACACAATGCCGAATACTGCCTCGGACCGACTCATGAAGAAGCAGTCACAGAGCTTTTTGCTTCCCAGACGACAATATCCTACAAGAAGCTGCCACTTCTGCTGTATCAG GTAACACGCAAGTTCCGTGATGAACAGAAGCCGAAGTTTGGGCTCCTGCGTGGCCGGGAATTCTACATGAAAGACATGTATTCATTTGACATTAATGAAGAGGCGGCTCTTCATACATACCACTCTGTGTGTCAATCTTATAGACAGATATTTGACCGACTGGGCTTGAAATGGGTGCAGGTAGAGGCTGCCACCGGCAACATAGGAGGCACACTTTCCCATGAGTTTCAGCTGCCGGCAGACATTGGCGAAGACCAGTTACTTGTTTGTGGGAACTGCGGCTTCTCTGCCAACGTTGAAACCGTGGAACCAGGGCAGACTGAGTGCTCAAAGTGCCAAACGGGCACACTGACTGAATCCAAAGGCATCGAAGTGGGGCACACGTTTTACCTCGGCACAAAATATTCACAGGCGTTTAAGGCCCTGTTCGTTAATGCATCCAATGTGCCTGCAGTGGCTGAGATGGGGTGTTTTGGACTTGGCGTCACTCGAATACTTGCCGCTTCTATAGAGGTGATGTCTACTGAAGATTCTATTCGCTGGCCAGGGTTGATCGCTCCTTATCAAGTGTGTGTCCTGCCACCCAAAAAGGGCAGCAAAGCAAATGAAGCCACATTAGTGGCTGAGAAACTGGCTCAAAGCTTGGGAAACAGTCTACCCAACTTAAGAGGAGAGGTGGTATTGGATGACAGGGTTCAGATGACCATTGGAAAACGATTGAAGGATGCTAAAATTTTAGGCTATCCGTATGTGGTGGTGGTAGGACAGAAAGCTCTGGAGGATCAGCCCAGCTTTGAGGTGATTTGTCAGCAGAGTGAAGAGACCATGTTCCTTAGTAAAGAAGGTCTAGTGGATCTTTTAAGTAAAGTTGAAACTatctaa
- the pars2 gene encoding probable proline--tRNA ligase, mitochondrial isoform X2 produces MEVFMHHCHCKLPNLLSSTLFKALKRSNISSAIHTSPLTSIPSKPTIPPPLVSRLFQPSNYREGQEGGDLTCRSQRLMLQTGLIHLSNPGCFYYLPVALRSMEKLVRLIDEEMHVIGGQKIDMPALCSAELWKKSGRWELMGKEMFRLLDRHNAEYCLGPTHEEAVTELFASQTTISYKKLPLLLYQVTRKFRDEQKPKFGLLRGREFYMKDMYSFDINEEAALHTYHSVCQSYRQIFDRLGLKWVQVEAATGNIGGTLSHEFQLPADIGEDQLLVCGNCGFSANVETVEPGQTECSKCQTGTLTESKGIEVGHTFYLGTKYSQAFKALFVNASNVPAVAEMGCFGLGVTRILAASIEVMSTEDSIRWPGLIAPYQVCVLPPKKGSKANEATLVAEKLAQSLGNSLPNLRGEVVLDDRVQMTIGKRLKDAKILGYPYVVVVGQKALEDQPSFEVICQQSEETMFLSKEGLVDLLSKVETI; encoded by the exons ATGGAGGTGTTTATGCATCACTGTCATTGCAAGCTTCCAAACCTCCTGTCCAGTACTCTCTTCAAAGCATTAAAGAGAAGCAACATCAGCAGTGCCATCCACACCTCTCCCCTCACCTCCATCCCATCCAAACCAACCATTCCACCACCACTCGTGTCTCGCCTCTTCCAGCCGTCCAACTACCGTGAAGGTCAAGAGGGTGGAGACTTGACATGCCGCAGCCAGAGACTGATGTTGCAGACGGGGCTTATCCATCTCTCCAACCCTGGCTGCTTCTATTACTTACCAGTCGCTTTAAGGTCCATGGAAAAGCTGGTTCGGCTCATAGATGAAGAGATGCATGTGATCGGAGGCCAGAAAATTGATATGCCGGCACTGTGCAGTGCAGAACTTTGGAAGAAGAGTGGCCGCTGGGAGCTAATGGGGAAAGAGATGTTCAGGTTACTGGATCGACACAATGCCGAATACTGCCTCGGACCGACTCATGAAGAAGCAGTCACAGAGCTTTTTGCTTCCCAGACGACAATATCCTACAAGAAGCTGCCACTTCTGCTGTATCAG GTAACACGCAAGTTCCGTGATGAACAGAAGCCGAAGTTTGGGCTCCTGCGTGGCCGGGAATTCTACATGAAAGACATGTATTCATTTGACATTAATGAAGAGGCGGCTCTTCATACATACCACTCTGTGTGTCAATCTTATAGACAGATATTTGACCGACTGGGCTTGAAATGGGTGCAGGTAGAGGCTGCCACCGGCAACATAGGAGGCACACTTTCCCATGAGTTTCAGCTGCCGGCAGACATTGGCGAAGACCAGTTACTTGTTTGTGGGAACTGCGGCTTCTCTGCCAACGTTGAAACCGTGGAACCAGGGCAGACTGAGTGCTCAAAGTGCCAAACGGGCACACTGACTGAATCCAAAGGCATCGAAGTGGGGCACACGTTTTACCTCGGCACAAAATATTCACAGGCGTTTAAGGCCCTGTTCGTTAATGCATCCAATGTGCCTGCAGTGGCTGAGATGGGGTGTTTTGGACTTGGCGTCACTCGAATACTTGCCGCTTCTATAGAGGTGATGTCTACTGAAGATTCTATTCGCTGGCCAGGGTTGATCGCTCCTTATCAAGTGTGTGTCCTGCCACCCAAAAAGGGCAGCAAAGCAAATGAAGCCACATTAGTGGCTGAGAAACTGGCTCAAAGCTTGGGAAACAGTCTACCCAACTTAAGAGGAGAGGTGGTATTGGATGACAGGGTTCAGATGACCATTGGAAAACGATTGAAGGATGCTAAAATTTTAGGCTATCCGTATGTGGTGGTGGTAGGACAGAAAGCTCTGGAGGATCAGCCCAGCTTTGAGGTGATTTGTCAGCAGAGTGAAGAGACCATGTTCCTTAGTAAAGAAGGTCTAGTGGATCTTTTAAGTAAAGTTGAAACTatctaa